One region of Polynucleobacter sp. SHI8 genomic DNA includes:
- the lnt gene encoding apolipoprotein N-acyltransferase has translation MFFSSSFFYAGILGLLTSFVSASQSAGWWQMLLLAFFWRLSHKHYFHGPLFQAKLGWFFGFAYFCHGLWWIYVSLHDVGGMPNWMACGGVILLSGFLALFPSLASLLAGRFYAQSYSGLAWAASWTLLEWLRGNILTGFPWIGFGDTQVNGPFMGLIPIFGVLGATFAVLWGAYKIGSAPGRLFLPLFSLGFLIIIVSFFENSSYTKPLGNMLEVKLLQGNFQQTLNYDESALRNQNSYYLNRLMERPTNLIVAPETAITIPENELPPNWSKDLEKFVKETQTHVLTGIIGYENQQYANQAKGFSPDGNPYYYTKAHLVPFGEYVPPGFEWFVRAIQAPLSQFKKGTFSQDSFKVSRGNQPDVYGAVMICYEDVFGSEIASRVRRAQQAPNFLINMTNLAWFGKTSAPSQQLRLAQLRSLETGLPTVRATNTGLTAIINEHGVVQSQLPIFVQDHLIGSVQPRTGQTPYVRLGDAPILLFSVLCLTLAWNQKRRPQTIDSKYGALKG, from the coding sequence ATGTTTTTTTCGTCGAGTTTTTTTTACGCTGGCATTTTGGGCTTACTAACTTCGTTTGTAAGTGCATCGCAATCTGCTGGTTGGTGGCAAATGTTGCTACTTGCATTTTTTTGGCGCCTTAGCCACAAGCATTATTTTCATGGCCCTTTGTTTCAAGCAAAATTAGGGTGGTTTTTTGGTTTTGCCTATTTTTGTCATGGGTTATGGTGGATTTATGTCAGCCTGCACGATGTTGGAGGCATGCCAAACTGGATGGCGTGTGGTGGTGTTATCCTTTTATCCGGCTTTTTAGCCCTATTCCCAAGTCTTGCTAGTTTATTAGCTGGTCGCTTTTATGCGCAATCATATTCTGGTCTAGCGTGGGCTGCTTCTTGGACCTTGCTTGAGTGGCTTAGGGGCAATATTTTGACTGGTTTTCCATGGATTGGATTTGGTGACACGCAAGTCAATGGTCCTTTCATGGGACTTATTCCAATCTTCGGAGTTCTTGGGGCAACTTTTGCAGTTTTATGGGGGGCGTATAAGATTGGAAGCGCCCCAGGTAGATTATTCCTACCCTTGTTCTCCCTCGGTTTTCTAATTATTATTGTCTCTTTTTTTGAAAACTCAAGTTATACAAAACCTTTGGGCAATATGCTCGAGGTGAAATTACTTCAGGGTAATTTCCAACAAACATTGAATTATGATGAATCTGCCCTTCGTAATCAAAATAGCTACTATTTGAATCGTCTGATGGAAAGACCAACGAATTTAATTGTCGCTCCAGAAACCGCCATTACAATCCCTGAAAATGAACTCCCCCCCAACTGGAGTAAAGATTTAGAAAAATTTGTCAAGGAAACTCAAACCCATGTTTTAACCGGCATTATTGGCTATGAAAACCAACAATATGCCAATCAAGCAAAAGGTTTTTCCCCCGATGGGAATCCTTATTACTATACAAAAGCTCATCTTGTTCCCTTTGGTGAATATGTACCGCCTGGTTTTGAGTGGTTTGTAAGAGCCATCCAAGCACCTCTCAGTCAATTTAAGAAAGGAACTTTCTCTCAAGATTCTTTTAAAGTTTCTCGGGGCAATCAACCAGATGTTTACGGTGCGGTCATGATTTGCTATGAAGATGTATTTGGTAGTGAAATTGCCTCAAGGGTTCGCCGTGCACAACAAGCTCCCAACTTTCTTATCAATATGACAAATTTGGCATGGTTTGGCAAAACCTCAGCCCCATCACAACAGCTTCGATTAGCTCAATTAAGATCCTTAGAGACTGGCTTACCAACGGTTCGCGCCACCAATACAGGTTTAACCGCCATCATTAATGAACACGGTGTTGTCCAGTCTCAACTTCCCATTTTTGTGCAAGATCATTTAATTGGTTCGGTACAGCCTAGAACCGGTCAAACACCCTATGTTCGACTTGGTGATGCCCCCATATTATTATTTTCAGTATTGTGTTTAACACTCGCTTGGAACCAAAAAAGACGTCCCCAAACAATAGACTCAAAGTATGGTGCCTTGAAAGGTTAA
- a CDS encoding glycosyltransferase family 39 protein has product MPKNLLRFTIGLMVFQLFFWTLVPMLAHHAPPLDATEMYSWSLSFQWGFYKHPPMPAWIVSIVQMLIGKNMLSLFLCASMAISASYYCVAWLASRFLSEKEAIVAVFLYSLTIYCNLWSTDFNHNQIQMPFWALSLVCLVICLDTGSKKWALILGVVMGLNALSKYTAAFIMPSAILLLMLSSHWRKHFNLTQLWIASIAFLVIFSPHVYWLTQNDFMPFHYVNERFDEMKNTNHFLDLAEYIGNILLAHLCLIIVSLFLIRKKSHESSTTKNDQICIWILGIGPALTTIVLGLFVPLYHRWVIPMLPMITIVFAMLLKGRFVYLYNKKAFTLFVALQILLGSAYIYKDKINPNQSARGNYPAPELAQAIYDKWHALYPDQAFKIVSGGEWEAGVVSLFSPDKTYVYTQADSVITPWISEKNANDCGMVMLNPSAFDLARFPLAKTQSPIEVKSSITKAVVTINYAINPPQGKCLLK; this is encoded by the coding sequence ATGCCTAAAAATCTTCTTAGATTCACTATTGGCTTGATGGTCTTTCAGTTGTTCTTTTGGACTTTGGTGCCGATGCTGGCGCACCATGCCCCACCACTAGATGCTACAGAAATGTATAGTTGGAGTCTTAGTTTTCAATGGGGATTTTACAAACACCCCCCTATGCCTGCCTGGATTGTAAGTATCGTACAGATGCTTATTGGTAAAAATATGCTTTCTTTATTTTTGTGCGCAAGCATGGCTATTAGCGCTAGTTACTATTGTGTTGCTTGGTTAGCTAGTCGTTTTTTATCTGAAAAAGAAGCGATTGTGGCAGTGTTTTTATATTCCTTAACCATCTATTGCAACCTTTGGTCTACAGACTTTAATCATAATCAAATACAAATGCCCTTTTGGGCATTAAGCCTTGTCTGTTTGGTCATTTGCCTAGATACAGGAAGTAAAAAATGGGCCCTAATTCTAGGGGTTGTAATGGGCTTAAATGCTTTATCAAAGTATACGGCGGCCTTTATCATGCCAAGTGCTATTTTGTTACTGATGCTTTCCTCGCATTGGCGAAAGCATTTTAATTTGACGCAATTATGGATTGCTAGCATTGCTTTTTTAGTCATTTTTTCACCTCATGTGTACTGGCTTACACAAAATGATTTCATGCCATTTCATTATGTCAATGAGCGCTTTGATGAGATGAAAAACACCAATCACTTTTTGGATTTAGCTGAATATATCGGCAATATTTTATTAGCGCATTTGTGTTTGATCATAGTAAGTTTGTTTCTTATTCGAAAAAAATCACATGAAAGTAGTACGACAAAAAATGATCAAATTTGCATTTGGATCTTGGGGATTGGACCAGCTTTAACAACCATTGTTTTGGGTTTATTTGTACCCCTATATCATCGTTGGGTAATACCGATGCTCCCAATGATAACAATCGTTTTTGCCATGCTGTTAAAAGGGCGTTTTGTTTATCTTTATAACAAAAAAGCATTTACACTATTTGTTGCATTACAAATCCTGTTAGGTTCAGCATATATTTATAAAGATAAAATCAATCCTAATCAATCTGCTCGCGGAAATTACCCCGCACCAGAATTAGCTCAAGCCATTTATGACAAATGGCATGCACTTTATCCAGATCAAGCATTTAAGATTGTTTCTGGAGGGGAGTGGGAGGCAGGAGTTGTTAGTCTTTTCTCCCCGGATAAGACGTATGTTTATACCCAGGCTGACTCTGTGATAACTCCTTGGATATCTGAAAAAAATGCAAATGATTGTGGTATGGTGATGTTAAACCCATCGGCATTTGATCTTGCGCGTTTTCCACTAGCAAAAACACAATCACCAATTGAAGTTAAAAGTTCAATTACCAAGGCTGTAGTAACCATCAACTATGCCATTAACCCGCCGCAGGGTAAATGTTTATTGAAATAA
- the glyQ gene encoding glycine--tRNA ligase subunit alpha: MKKTFQEIILTLQNYWNNQGCAILQPVDLEVGAGTSHTATFLRAIGPEPWKAAYVQPSRRPKDGRYGENPNRLQHYYQFQVVLKPSPDNILDLYLGSLSALGLDLQQNDIRFVEDDWENPTLGAWGLGWEVWLNGMEVTQFTYFQQVGGLDCKPVLGEITYGIERLAMYLQSCENVYDLMWTDHMTYGDVYHQNEVEQSTYNFEYSDSKWLFEQFQNYEAQATRLIGIPLALPAYEMVLKAAHTFNLLDARGSISVTERATYIARIRNLSKAVAQAYFTSREQLNFPMLNKTIQKDLGV, from the coding sequence ATGAAAAAGACTTTTCAAGAAATTATTCTTACTTTACAAAATTACTGGAACAATCAAGGTTGTGCCATTTTGCAACCCGTCGATTTAGAAGTGGGTGCTGGTACTTCCCATACGGCGACTTTTTTAAGAGCAATTGGGCCCGAGCCATGGAAGGCTGCTTATGTTCAACCATCCCGCCGTCCAAAAGATGGGCGATATGGTGAAAATCCAAATCGCCTGCAACATTACTATCAATTTCAAGTAGTTCTTAAACCATCTCCAGATAATATTTTGGATCTTTATTTAGGGTCTTTAAGTGCCCTTGGACTTGATCTGCAGCAAAATGATATTCGATTCGTCGAGGATGATTGGGAAAATCCTACCCTAGGGGCTTGGGGGCTTGGTTGGGAAGTATGGCTAAACGGAATGGAAGTAACTCAATTTACCTATTTTCAACAAGTGGGTGGATTAGATTGCAAGCCAGTATTGGGTGAAATTACCTATGGTATTGAACGACTTGCGATGTATCTCCAATCTTGCGAGAATGTTTATGACCTGATGTGGACTGATCATATGACTTATGGAGATGTCTATCATCAAAATGAAGTCGAACAGTCGACCTATAATTTTGAATACTCAGATAGCAAATGGCTTTTTGAACAATTTCAAAATTATGAGGCTCAAGCGACTCGACTGATTGGTATTCCTTTAGCTTTACCTGCCTATGAAATGGTCCTCAAGGCTGCACATACGTTTAATCTCCTGGATGCCAGAGGTTCGATATCAGTCACTGAGCGAGCGACTTATATCGCTCGAATCAGAAACTTATCAAAAGCGGTTGCGCAGGCCTACTTCACATCTAGAGAACAACTCAACTTTCCTATGTTGAATAAAACGATTCAGAAAGACCTAGGCGTATGA
- the ybeY gene encoding rRNA maturation RNase YbeY — translation MTSQIKRKVSFQLGLELQFASDALESKWAEIFSVKKIRPWVKAALQQDSLILIRLVGLAESKRLNHQYREQDHSTNILTFTLTEDIPSSKLTADLVLCMPIIEKEAKKQGKTIENHFAHLIVHGVLHAQGFDHEDEIDALAMESLEIAILKRLKIQNPYI, via the coding sequence ATGACTTCTCAAATTAAACGTAAAGTTTCTTTTCAATTGGGGCTTGAACTGCAGTTCGCCTCAGATGCGTTGGAGTCAAAATGGGCGGAAATTTTTTCTGTAAAAAAAATTCGTCCGTGGGTGAAGGCTGCTCTACAACAAGATTCTTTGATTCTCATTCGACTTGTTGGCTTAGCAGAAAGTAAACGTTTAAACCATCAATATCGGGAACAAGACCACTCAACCAATATTCTGACTTTTACTCTTACGGAAGATATTCCTTCTTCAAAACTAACGGCTGATTTAGTTCTTTGTATGCCGATTATTGAAAAAGAAGCAAAAAAGCAAGGTAAAACTATTGAAAATCATTTCGCGCATTTAATCGTTCATGGTGTTCTGCATGCACAGGGATTTGATCATGAGGATGAAATAGATGCTTTAGCTATGGAATCTTTAGAAATCGCTATCTTAAAGCGCCTTAAAATACAAAATCCTTATATCTGA
- a CDS encoding MgtC/SapB family protein, translated as METQFLIQDILIRLGLAMLAGMILGLNRWMHHKSAGIRTHTLVSLGGALGMMLMASMTGGDAQAQSHVLQGTISGIGFLGAGVIVHQGATGNVKGLTTAASIWAVAILGCCFGAGQIIVGALGLTAVLLTLIIGRSLENGLAKVLGIVRGSELDDDDQSKQ; from the coding sequence ATGGAAACTCAATTTTTGATACAAGATATTCTTATTAGATTAGGTTTAGCAATGCTTGCGGGGATGATATTGGGTTTGAATCGATGGATGCATCATAAATCTGCTGGAATTCGTACCCATACCCTAGTTAGCTTAGGTGGTGCATTGGGCATGATGTTAATGGCATCCATGACAGGTGGGGATGCTCAGGCTCAAAGTCATGTATTACAAGGTACTATTTCTGGGATTGGTTTTTTAGGCGCTGGCGTCATTGTCCATCAAGGGGCAACTGGTAATGTGAAGGGGTTAACTACTGCAGCTAGTATTTGGGCCGTTGCAATATTAGGCTGTTGTTTTGGCGCAGGGCAAATTATCGTTGGAGCCCTTGGCTTAACAGCGGTTTTATTGACCTTAATCATTGGACGTTCTTTAGAAAACGGCCTTGCAAAAGTACTGGGTATTGTAAGAGGCTCTGAACTTGATGATGACGATCAAAGTAAACAGTAG
- a CDS encoding superoxide dismutase family protein codes for MKKMPIKFSTQITICASLFLSLSACQVFQETPSATSVIQSKSGSNLNGSVNFSQSGKQVIVTGTFSGLKPNSEHGIHIHEKGDCSASDAMSALGHYNPTNAQHGNVQNTVHHAGDMPNIMSDASGNANYRATLTDFSLVGDQTIIGRSVVVHRDPDDYKTQPAGNSGPRIGCGLIR; via the coding sequence ATGAAAAAAATGCCAATTAAGTTTAGTACGCAAATTACTATTTGTGCGTCATTATTTTTATCTCTTTCGGCTTGCCAAGTATTTCAAGAAACCCCTTCAGCTACTTCAGTCATTCAATCTAAATCAGGCTCAAATTTAAACGGCTCTGTTAACTTCTCTCAGTCTGGGAAACAAGTTATTGTCACAGGAACTTTTTCTGGCCTAAAACCTAATTCTGAACATGGGATTCATATTCATGAAAAAGGCGACTGCTCAGCTTCTGATGCGATGAGTGCTCTTGGTCATTACAATCCAACAAATGCTCAGCATGGCAACGTGCAAAATACTGTTCATCATGCTGGTGATATGCCAAACATTATGAGTGATGCTAGCGGTAACGCTAATTACCGTGCAACGCTTACAGATTTTTCACTTGTTGGTGATCAAACTATCATTGGACGATCTGTCGTTGTTCATCGCGACCCTGATGACTACAAAACTCAACCAGCCGGAAACTCTGGGCCAAGAATTGGTTGTGGCTTAATTCGTTAA
- the miaB gene encoding tRNA (N6-isopentenyl adenosine(37)-C2)-methylthiotransferase MiaB, which translates to MKKVFIKTFGCQMNEYDSEKMADVLEAADHYTETNIIEEADLILLNTCSIREKAQDKVFSDLGRLRDMKAEKPGLLIGVGGCVASQEGQQIVSRAPYVDLVFGPQTLHRLPAMLKERHRSGRSQVDISFPEIEKFDHLPLAKKSGGAAFVSIMEGCSKYCTYCVVPYTRGEEVSRPLEDVLVEVSTLAQQGVCEITLLGQNVNAYLGKIEGSDELADFALLLEYISEIPGVQRIRYTTSHPKEFTQRLIEAHARLPKLVNHLHLPVQHGSDRILMAMKRGYTVLEYKSIIRKMRKVKPNIPVSSDFIVGFPGETDEDFNELLSLVDEIKFDNSYCFIFSPRPGTPAANLKETVSREVSVKRLQMLTSLIDEHILAISKSMIGNTELVMIEGMARDGLKLQGRTENNRVVNIDLPKNHQAQRLIGKMLSVHFTDALAHSLKGELILKNSDDFSN; encoded by the coding sequence ATGAAAAAAGTATTTATTAAAACCTTTGGTTGTCAAATGAACGAGTATGACTCGGAAAAGATGGCCGATGTCCTTGAAGCGGCTGATCATTACACCGAAACCAACATCATTGAGGAAGCGGATTTAATTCTTCTTAACACGTGCTCTATTCGAGAAAAAGCACAAGATAAGGTGTTTTCTGACTTAGGGCGCTTGCGGGACATGAAAGCTGAAAAACCTGGTCTGCTGATTGGGGTTGGTGGTTGTGTTGCGAGTCAGGAAGGTCAACAAATTGTTAGTCGTGCGCCTTATGTTGATTTAGTCTTTGGTCCCCAAACCTTACATCGATTACCTGCAATGCTTAAAGAGCGTCATCGCTCAGGGCGCTCTCAGGTGGATATCAGTTTCCCTGAAATAGAAAAATTTGATCATCTTCCGCTAGCCAAGAAAAGCGGTGGTGCAGCCTTTGTTTCTATTATGGAAGGTTGTTCAAAATACTGTACTTACTGTGTTGTTCCCTATACGCGTGGCGAAGAAGTTTCAAGGCCTCTTGAAGACGTTCTTGTTGAGGTTTCTACATTAGCTCAACAAGGAGTTTGTGAAATTACACTTTTGGGACAGAATGTGAATGCCTATTTAGGAAAGATCGAGGGAAGTGATGAATTGGCAGACTTCGCTTTATTATTAGAGTACATTTCTGAAATTCCGGGAGTTCAGCGAATTCGTTATACAACGAGTCATCCTAAAGAATTTACGCAACGTTTAATCGAGGCTCATGCTCGGCTACCCAAATTAGTGAACCATCTTCATTTGCCTGTTCAGCATGGCTCTGACCGAATTTTAATGGCGATGAAGAGGGGTTATACGGTGTTGGAGTACAAGAGCATTATTCGTAAAATGCGAAAAGTAAAACCAAACATTCCAGTATCAAGTGATTTTATTGTTGGATTTCCAGGGGAAACAGATGAGGACTTTAATGAATTACTTTCATTGGTTGATGAAATCAAATTCGACAACAGTTATTGTTTCATTTTCAGTCCTAGGCCTGGAACTCCCGCAGCAAATTTAAAAGAAACGGTTTCAAGAGAGGTTAGTGTGAAGCGTCTACAAATGCTTACCTCACTCATTGATGAGCATATTTTGGCAATCAGCAAAAGTATGATTGGCAATACTGAATTGGTGATGATTGAAGGTATGGCTCGAGATGGTCTAAAGTTGCAAGGTCGAACCGAAAATAATCGTGTTGTAAATATTGATTTACCTAAAAATCATCAAGCCCAAAGACTGATTGGAAAAATGTTATCGGTACACTTTACCGATGCATTAGCTCACTCCTTAAAAGGTGAACTTATTTTAAAAAATAGTGATGACTTCTCAAATTAA
- a CDS encoding transporter associated domain-containing protein, translated as MTESEPKNFLNTLLGFITSRKDTPEEKRIALLETLQQAKLEGLLDSDALSMIEGVFQVSELAVKDILLPRAQIDWVDIADPIEKIISEVISAAHSRFPVFENNRDNVIGILLAKDLLRHSTEKDFDIREWLRPAVFIPESKRLSVLLKDFRSNRNHLAIVVDEYGGVAGIVTIEDVLEQIVGDIEDEHDIDDEADNIVLISEGRYRVRGMTELEQINEVFTTDFFDEDIDTIAGLVIHQIGRVPKRGEIIQLQGLKCEIQRADPRQIHILIIQKTPLLEP; from the coding sequence ATGACAGAATCTGAGCCGAAAAACTTTCTCAATACTCTTCTTGGATTTATTACTTCAAGAAAAGATACTCCTGAGGAAAAAAGAATCGCATTGCTTGAAACGCTTCAACAAGCGAAATTGGAAGGCCTTCTAGATTCTGACGCACTTTCAATGATCGAGGGTGTGTTTCAGGTAAGTGAATTAGCTGTCAAAGATATCCTTTTACCAAGGGCTCAAATTGATTGGGTTGATATTGCTGATCCAATTGAAAAAATTATTTCAGAAGTGATTTCTGCCGCTCATTCTCGCTTTCCTGTATTTGAAAATAACCGAGATAATGTGATTGGGATTCTTCTTGCCAAGGACTTATTACGTCACTCAACTGAAAAAGACTTTGATATCCGAGAATGGTTAAGGCCAGCAGTTTTTATTCCTGAATCGAAAAGATTAAGTGTTCTATTAAAAGATTTTCGGAGTAATCGTAATCACCTAGCAATTGTTGTTGATGAATACGGTGGTGTCGCTGGAATTGTGACGATTGAGGATGTATTGGAACAAATCGTTGGTGATATCGAAGATGAACATGATATCGATGATGAAGCTGACAACATCGTCCTTATCTCTGAAGGAAGATATCGCGTTCGAGGTATGACTGAGCTTGAACAAATCAATGAGGTCTTTACTACTGATTTTTTTGATGAAGATATCGACACCATCGCAGGGTTAGTTATTCATCAAATTGGAAGGGTTCCGAAAAGGGGTGAAATTATTCAGCTGCAAGGCCTCAAGTGCGAAATTCAGCGTGCTGATCCCCGGCAAATCCATATACTGATTATCCAAAAAACTCCATTATTGGAGCCTTAA
- a CDS encoding putative Na+/H+ antiporter: MNPTHIEIIASALFAIAILHTFMVSSFEKLSHSYPKHAGLFHLLAEVEVVFGFWALVLVMIISILDNTKEAVHFVNEQNYVEPLFVFAVMVVAASKPILHLANLAINLLSDFVSRITPVSKNTVIFFVSLSFVPLLGSLITEPAAMTIAAILLRDRFYKTGLPIKLQYAIIGVLFVNISIGGTLTNFAAPPVLMVASAWEWTTPFMFTTFGDRAALAVFINALLITVIFHKQLPKEFIEPPQEKMPYTVILVHLLFLAGVVVFAHYPAVFLWLFLFFLGFTTAYSRYQNPLILREALLVAFFLAGLVVLGSLQKWWLQPVLQSMTPVVAFYGTVGLTALTDNAAITYLGSLVDGTSTEFRIALVAGAVTGGGLTVIANAPNPAGLSILREHFTNRVVNPSYLLAAAIIPTLIAIIAFRFI, translated from the coding sequence ATGAACCCCACTCATATTGAAATCATTGCTTCAGCTTTATTTGCAATCGCAATTTTGCATACGTTTATGGTTTCTTCCTTTGAAAAACTTTCCCACTCATATCCAAAGCATGCGGGACTTTTTCACCTTCTTGCCGAAGTTGAGGTAGTTTTTGGATTTTGGGCATTAGTTCTTGTGATGATAATTTCAATATTAGACAACACAAAGGAGGCTGTGCATTTCGTTAATGAGCAAAATTATGTTGAGCCCCTATTTGTTTTTGCTGTCATGGTTGTTGCAGCATCTAAGCCAATACTACATTTAGCTAATTTAGCAATAAACCTTTTATCCGATTTTGTTTCGCGAATAACACCTGTATCGAAAAATACAGTCATATTTTTTGTTAGCTTATCCTTTGTTCCTTTATTGGGTTCGCTGATTACTGAACCTGCAGCGATGACCATCGCTGCTATCTTATTGAGAGACCGTTTCTATAAAACAGGTCTACCAATAAAATTACAATATGCCATCATTGGCGTCCTATTTGTCAATATCTCTATTGGTGGAACCCTCACCAATTTTGCTGCTCCTCCAGTCCTCATGGTTGCAAGTGCTTGGGAATGGACGACCCCATTTATGTTTACTACATTTGGGGACCGAGCAGCCCTTGCAGTCTTTATCAATGCACTCTTAATTACCGTTATATTTCATAAACAACTACCCAAAGAGTTTATTGAACCACCCCAAGAAAAAATGCCCTACACGGTCATTTTGGTGCATTTACTATTTTTGGCTGGAGTGGTTGTATTTGCTCATTATCCTGCTGTCTTTTTATGGCTTTTCTTATTTTTCCTTGGATTTACAACAGCTTACTCGAGATATCAAAACCCACTGATTCTTCGTGAAGCGTTGTTAGTGGCATTCTTTTTGGCGGGCTTAGTTGTGCTTGGCAGTTTACAAAAATGGTGGTTACAACCCGTTTTACAGAGTATGACTCCTGTAGTGGCTTTTTACGGAACCGTTGGACTTACAGCCCTAACAGATAATGCTGCAATTACCTATTTGGGCTCTCTTGTGGATGGTACTTCTACGGAGTTTAGGATTGCTTTAGTTGCTGGAGCAGTTACAGGAGGCGGTCTTACAGTCATAGCAAACGCGCCAAATCCAGCGGGTCTATCTATTTTGCGAGAGCACTTTACTAATCGCGTGGTCAATCCAAGCTATTTACTTGCGGCGGCTATTATTCCAACACTCATCGCTATTATTGCCTTTCGGTTCATCTAA
- a CDS encoding recombinase family protein, which yields MSKCVQYLRVSTTDQNLDNQRLVLQELSTRNGHTISHEYSDFGQSGTKRDRENLNRMIEDGKKGKFTTLYVISIDRLSRSVKDLIEVVETLNQHGVQIIFQREQIDTKTHTGSFFLTVLGSLYQLERQVMIERINQGIQRVKSQGKHCGRPTKVNSSLISSVRLLREKGVSIRDISKTCSIGVGTTMKIVKEHGIEPIG from the coding sequence ATGTCAAAGTGTGTTCAATATCTCAGAGTATCTACAACAGACCAGAATCTTGATAACCAAAGATTAGTTCTTCAAGAATTATCTACTCGTAACGGTCACACCATCAGTCACGAATACTCTGACTTCGGTCAATCAGGTACCAAGAGAGATAGAGAGAATCTCAACAGAATGATAGAAGATGGTAAAAAGGGTAAATTCACGACTCTCTACGTCATCTCAATTGACCGATTATCTCGTTCTGTAAAAGATTTAATCGAAGTAGTAGAAACCCTTAATCAACATGGTGTTCAAATCATCTTTCAAAGAGAACAGATTGATACGAAGACACACACAGGTTCATTCTTTCTTACTGTATTGGGTAGTCTTTATCAATTAGAACGACAAGTCATGATTGAACGAATTAATCAAGGAATACAGAGGGTTAAATCACAGGGTAAACATTGTGGTAGACCGACAAAAGTAAACTCATCGTTAATTTCATCTGTTAGACTATTAAGAGAGAAAGGTGTCTCTATACGGGATATCTCTAAGACTTGTTCTATTGGAGTTGGAACAACAATGAAGATAGTCAAAGAACATGGAATTGAACCGATTGGGTGA